GCATGGGCGGCGTCCAGCAGCGGGCCGATCCGGGCCAGGCTGAAGCGCGGCCCGCAGCCAGGCTGCACGGCGAAAACCCCGCCGAGCTGGCCGCCGAAGGCCAGCCGCTGCAGGTAGAGAAACCGCGCGGCACGTTCCAGATCGGTCAGCGTGGCGGGATCGCAGGCCCGGAGCCGCTCGAACTCGCGGCGCGAGGTGATCTGGAACCGCATCACCTCCATCAGCTGCGGATAATGGCGCTGCAACACGCGGAAGAGATTGGTGATCTCGCCGTTCAGATCGTTCGCCACCTCCAGACGCGGGCGCCAGCTTCGGCGCAGGAAGACCCCGCCCATGCCGAGGAAGGGCTCGACATAGGTGCGGTGCGGGATCGCCTCGATCCGCTCGATGATCCGCCGGTGCAGGGCCTTCTTGCCGCCCATCCAGGGGGCGACGGGGGTTGCGGGGACGGTTTTTCGCATTTCGTTCATGTCAGGAACCTGTTCTAGGTCCGCCCGCTCTCGCGAGAGCCGGGCGACAGATTCCCTCTCGGGTGTCGGCGCAGTTTCTGTTGACGCAGGCTGCGTGGTGAGGCGGTGCTGCAACACCGCCTTGCCCCCGCCCGAAAGCGGGGGGAACTCTCAGGCCCGGCGGCGCGTGACCGCTTCGCCGATCCGCCGCCCGATCCGCCGCCCGATCTCGCCCGGCGAGGGGGCGATCCATCCGATCAGCGCGACCAGCACGATCCAGGGCGGAATGACATTGACGATGACGGTGTCGACGCGGTCGGCGCGGAGGCGGTTCTCGGATTGCTCCTGGCGGATCTCGCGGGCGCGGGGCCGGACGATGCTGGGCGCGTTCTCGACCTTCTGGCCCTGCACGTTTTCGGCCCCGGCCTGGACATTCGCGGCGACGTTGGGGCCGAGCGGCACCGGCAGCCCACCGCATCCGGCCAGCAGCAGCGCCGCGAGGAGCGCCCTCATGCGCTGCCCCAGCGAAACGGGACATCGGCCGGAACGCCGTCGAGCCCCTCATGGCAGAGCTGGCGGGCCTTGTTGCGGCGGATCAGGAGGCCGCGAATGCCCTTGCCGCCCGCGAAACGCCAGCGCGGAAGCTCGTCGCAGGCGCCGCGCAGATCGCCCGCATTGAGCTTGCGGATCAGGGTCGAGCGCGCGGCCGCGCCGAGGCCGACATTATAGGCCCAGTCGAGGATCGCGACATAGGTGCGGTCGGGGATCTCGACCTCGTACCAGCTGCCGAAGGCGGCGATATCGCCGGTGAAGCGGATGACATCGGCCACCGCCTCGCAATAGATCGCGAACGGGTCGTGATAGGTCGGGTCGAGCCGCCGCTTGGCCGCCAGCTCCGGCGCGAGCCGCTCCCAGGCGTCCCGCCCCTCGGCGCTCATCCAGTCGGGTGCCTCGGGCACCGGGACCGTCTGGTCGGCCTTCATCGGCACGACATTGTCGAGCTTCGGCTTCTGACCGCGCATCGGACCTCCCTAAGGGGCTTATGTTCGTGGGCTTTTTTTGCCAATTCGGCCCGCGCAACAGGAAAGCTCCCATGCGCGGTTCCCGAGGGGGGCCGTCGATTTTTGGACACCCCCCGGTGTCAGTTGCGCCCGAGAACCTCGCGGGCGGTCTTGCGGCTGTGGCAGCTCTTGCAGAGCGCCTGCCAGTTCGAGCGATCCCAGAACTTTGCCCGGTCGCCCTCGTGGCGCGCGATGTGATCGACCTCGGTGGCCGGGGTCACCAGCCCGAGCCCCGCGCAATCGACGCAGAGCGGGTTGGCCTCGAGGAAGGCGGCGCGCGCGGTCTTCCAGGCGGGGCTGGCATAGAGCTTCGAGCGGCGCCGGATCTCCTCGGCCGTCTTCACCTTCGCCCGCCGCGCGCGGCCCCGGTCGATCCGTTCCGCCTCGTGCAGCTCGCAGAGCGCGGCGCCAGGCACAGCGAGGTCGTCGCAGCCAGCGGCCGCGCAGAGCTTGCGGATCGTCATGGATGAGGCCTCCCGGAACGCAAAGCGCCCGCAGCGGGGGTTCCGCTCCGGGCGCAGGTTGGGTGACGGCAATATGTCAACGGGGCTAGAGAAACGTCAAGAAAAAAGTTTCCGGGGTGAGGCTGGCCGCTACAGGACGTGACTGGGAAACGCAGTTCGAGACTATGAAAATAGGGCTTCGAGAGCTGAAACAACTAGCGCCTTATCTGGTCTGGATAGCACACTGGTAGTTTTTGCAAACGCAGCCAGCTCACCCGCAAGGTGCGCGTCTATAGCGCCC
The genomic region above belongs to Rhodovulum sulfidophilum DSM 1374 and contains:
- a CDS encoding bacteriophage spanin2 family protein; protein product: MRALLAALLLAGCGGLPVPLGPNVAANVQAGAENVQGQKVENAPSIVRPRAREIRQEQSENRLRADRVDTVIVNVIPPWIVLVALIGWIAPSPGEIGRRIGRRIGEAVTRRRA
- a CDS encoding glycoside hydrolase family protein, whose product is MRGQKPKLDNVVPMKADQTVPVPEAPDWMSAEGRDAWERLAPELAAKRRLDPTYHDPFAIYCEAVADVIRFTGDIAAFGSWYEVEIPDRTYVAILDWAYNVGLGAAARSTLIRKLNAGDLRGACDELPRWRFAGGKGIRGLLIRRNKARQLCHEGLDGVPADVPFRWGSA
- a CDS encoding DNA adenine methylase — its product is MRKTVPATPVAPWMGGKKALHRRIIERIEAIPHRTYVEPFLGMGGVFLRRSWRPRLEVANDLNGEITNLFRVLQRHYPQLMEVMRFQITSRREFERLRACDPATLTDLERAARFLYLQRLAFGGQLGGVFAVQPGCGPRFSLARIGPLLDAAHARLDGVVFENLPWQEVLARYDGPQALFYLDPPYWGGEDDYGKGLFDRDQFAELAERLGRIKGAFLLSINDRPEIRDLFGAFLIEEVRLTYSVSKGGATPARELIIANREVRVGLV
- a CDS encoding HNH endonuclease, with amino-acid sequence MTIRKLCAAAGCDDLAVPGAALCELHEAERIDRGRARRAKVKTAEEIRRRSKLYASPAWKTARAAFLEANPLCVDCAGLGLVTPATEVDHIARHEGDRAKFWDRSNWQALCKSCHSRKTAREVLGRN